A genomic window from Nicotiana sylvestris chromosome 11, ASM39365v2, whole genome shotgun sequence includes:
- the LOC104245239 gene encoding NADPH-dependent aldehyde reductase-like protein, chloroplastic yields MAEEIQQSTQGQSFPLQDRVAIVTGSSRGIGKAIALHLASLGAKLVINYSSNSTKADDVVTQINSTFNSSPRAIAVKANISDPDQVKSLFDSAESAFQSPVNILVNCAGVLDGKYPSILNTTLEDFDRTFEVNARGAFICCKEGASRIKRGGGGRIICLTTSLAAAFRPGYGAYTASKAAVEAVVKILAKELKGTGITANCVAPGPIATEMFYDGKTEEMIKRVIDECPHGRLGQTEDVAPVVGFLAGDASEWVNGQIIRVNGGYI; encoded by the coding sequence ATGGCAGAAGAAATTCAGCAATCAACCCAAGGCCAAAGCTTCCCACTACAAGATCGAGTAGCCATCGTTACCGGCTCTTCTCGCGGCATCGGCAAAGCCATCGCCCTTCATTTAGCATCTCTGGGTGCTAAGCTCGTCATCAACTATTCCTCCAACTCCACAAAAGCCGACGACGTCGTAACCCAAATCAATTCCACCTTCAATTCCTCTCCACGCGCCATCGCCGTCAAAGCCAACATCTCCGACCCAGATCAAGTCAAATCCCTCTTCGACTCTGCAGAATCGGCCTTTCAATCGCCGGTCAACATCTTAGTCAACTGTGCCGGCGTACTCGACGGGAAATACCCATCAATCCTAAACACAACCCTTGAGGATTTCGACAGGACCTTCGAAGTGAACGCACGTGGGGCTTTCATATGCTGCAAGGAAGGGGCTAGCAGAATCAAGCGCGGCGGAGGGGGGAGGATTATATGCTTAACGACATCATTAGCGGCGGCGTTCAGGCCTGGGTACGGGGCTTACACGGCGTCGAAGGCGGCGGTGGAAGCCGTGGTAAAGATACTGGCGAAGGAGCTGAAAGGGACTGGAATAACGGCGAATTGCGTGGCGCCGGGACCCATAGCGACGGAGATGTTTTACGATGGGAAAACGGAGGAGATGATAAAGAGGGTAATTGATGAGTGTCCACATGGAAGACTAGGACAGACGGAGGATGTAGCGCCGGTTGTTGGGTTTTTGGCAGGTGATGCTTCTGAATGGGTTAATGGACAAATCATTCGGGTCAATGGCGGCTACATctga